Proteins encoded by one window of Rhineura floridana isolate rRhiFlo1 chromosome 9, rRhiFlo1.hap2, whole genome shotgun sequence:
- the MOB1B gene encoding MOB kinase activator 1B isoform X3 has protein sequence MQADGWNDDTSAQIVNVNRPNVMDSQRKYQNSIEREAWLKDSRPLILSSDNEANTGATVSYNTAHSSHTLQTPVHSVHQSDSIGSSKKNPGQSDSNSAQPKPYAGLGRRHRQGSSHLTTKALPFESEDYLDQFCQDVPNDHDPWKRYVVRFRYVGTDTKKDMRAYLTKVFLINTLNFPKEDVVAVIRLPGSKETDICLASERAYKNFWTSTRAACINDSSLLEGFEIIPLFRGGTKVLTVSFRTTTIPEQDVALWVSKYANILMGPVKKRDNYGVWTGEYHCVVTFKNQLVDSWGGDIPKYFFLGSERGTINYIGQPAACFECGAYDHKRRACTTPLCANCGGHGHPTAACHYRIKCNLCDEEGHTYFCCPKAHYNKLDAEHWYKATCITESGKQTGTSREAGEGMWRQRK, from the exons ATGCAGGCTGATGGCTG GAATGATGACACATCAGCCCAAATTGTGAATGTGAATAGACCAAATGTTATGGACAGTCAGAGAAAATATCAAAACAGCATTGAACGAGAGGCATGGCTTAAAGATTCCAGACCACTGATTCTTTCATCTGACAATGAGGCAAATACTGGAGCAACTGTAAGTTATAATACCGCACATAGCAGTCATACATTGCAAACACCAGTACATAGTGTACACCAATCAGATAGTATAGGctcaagtaaaaaaaaccctggacaGTCTGATAGCAATTCTGCCCAACCTAAACCTTATGCAGGTTTAGGAAGGAGACATAGGCAAGGGAGCTCTCATTTGACAACTAAAGCTCTTCCTTTTGAAAGTGAAGATTATTTAGACCAGTTTTGCCAAGATGTCCCTAATGACCATGATCCTTGGAAGCGCTATGTTGTGCGTTTCAGATATGTGGGAACTGACACCAAAAAGGACATGAGGGCTTATTTGACCAAGGTCTTCCTTATAAATACCTTAAATTTTCCTAAGGAGGATGTGGTTGCAGTTATCCGACTACCAGGTTCCAAAGAAACTGATATATGCCTTGCATCAGAGAGAGCTTACAAAAATTTTTGGACAAGTACTAGGGCAGCATGTATCAATGATAGCTCGCTATTGGAAGGTTTTGAAATTATTCCACTGTTTCGTGGAGGCACAAAAGTCCTCACAGTCAGTTTTAGGACAACTACAATACCTGAGCAAGATGTTGCACTGTGGGTATCTAAATATGCCAATATACTTATGGGTCCAGTTAAGAAAAGGGACAATTATGGAGTATGGACTGGCGAGTATCACTGTGTTGTAACATTCAAGAATCAGCTCGTGGacagttgggggggggatatcCCAAAATACTTCTTTTTGGGATCAGAGCGAGGAACAATAAATTATATCGGCCAGCCAGCTGCATGTTTTGAATGTGGTGCCTATGACCATAAGCGTCGTGCTTGCACTACCCCATTGTGTGCTAACTGTGGAGGTCATGGGCACCCTACAGCTGCCTGCCACTACAGAATCAAGTGTAATTTGTGTGACGAGGAAGGCCACACTTACTTTTGTTGCCCCAAGGCACACTACAACAAGCTTGATGCAGAGCACTGGTACAAAGCTACTTGCATCACAGAATCTGGGAAACAAACAGGCACAAGTAGAGAGGCAGGAGAGGGAATGTGGAGGCAGAGAAAATGA
- the MOB1B gene encoding MOB kinase activator 1B isoform X2 — MQQLWWNDDTSAQIVNVNRPNVMDSQRKYQNSIEREAWLKDSRPLILSSDNEANTGATVSYNTAHSSHTLQTPVHSVHQSDSIGSSKKNPGQSDSNSAQPKPYAGLGRRHRQGSSHLTTKALPFESEDYLDQFCQDVPNDHDPWKRYVVRFRYVGTDTKKDMRAYLTKVFLINTLNFPKEDVVAVIRLPGSKETDICLASERAYKNFWTSTRAACINDSSLLEGFEIIPLFRGGTKVLTVSFRTTTIPEQDVALWVSKYANILMGPVKKRDNYGVWTGEYHCVVTFKNQLVDSWGGDIPKYFFLGSERGTINYIGQPAACFECGAYDHKRRACTTPLCANCGGHGHPTAACHYRIKCNLCDEEGHTYFCCPKAHYNKLDAEHWYKATCITESGKQTGTSREAGEGMWRQRK; from the exons ATGCAGCAGCTTTGGTG GAATGATGACACATCAGCCCAAATTGTGAATGTGAATAGACCAAATGTTATGGACAGTCAGAGAAAATATCAAAACAGCATTGAACGAGAGGCATGGCTTAAAGATTCCAGACCACTGATTCTTTCATCTGACAATGAGGCAAATACTGGAGCAACTGTAAGTTATAATACCGCACATAGCAGTCATACATTGCAAACACCAGTACATAGTGTACACCAATCAGATAGTATAGGctcaagtaaaaaaaaccctggacaGTCTGATAGCAATTCTGCCCAACCTAAACCTTATGCAGGTTTAGGAAGGAGACATAGGCAAGGGAGCTCTCATTTGACAACTAAAGCTCTTCCTTTTGAAAGTGAAGATTATTTAGACCAGTTTTGCCAAGATGTCCCTAATGACCATGATCCTTGGAAGCGCTATGTTGTGCGTTTCAGATATGTGGGAACTGACACCAAAAAGGACATGAGGGCTTATTTGACCAAGGTCTTCCTTATAAATACCTTAAATTTTCCTAAGGAGGATGTGGTTGCAGTTATCCGACTACCAGGTTCCAAAGAAACTGATATATGCCTTGCATCAGAGAGAGCTTACAAAAATTTTTGGACAAGTACTAGGGCAGCATGTATCAATGATAGCTCGCTATTGGAAGGTTTTGAAATTATTCCACTGTTTCGTGGAGGCACAAAAGTCCTCACAGTCAGTTTTAGGACAACTACAATACCTGAGCAAGATGTTGCACTGTGGGTATCTAAATATGCCAATATACTTATGGGTCCAGTTAAGAAAAGGGACAATTATGGAGTATGGACTGGCGAGTATCACTGTGTTGTAACATTCAAGAATCAGCTCGTGGacagttgggggggggatatcCCAAAATACTTCTTTTTGGGATCAGAGCGAGGAACAATAAATTATATCGGCCAGCCAGCTGCATGTTTTGAATGTGGTGCCTATGACCATAAGCGTCGTGCTTGCACTACCCCATTGTGTGCTAACTGTGGAGGTCATGGGCACCCTACAGCTGCCTGCCACTACAGAATCAAGTGTAATTTGTGTGACGAGGAAGGCCACACTTACTTTTGTTGCCCCAAGGCACACTACAACAAGCTTGATGCAGAGCACTGGTACAAAGCTACTTGCATCACAGAATCTGGGAAACAAACAGGCACAAGTAGAGAGGCAGGAGAGGGAATGTGGAGGCAGAGAAAATGA
- the MOB1B gene encoding MOB kinase activator 1B isoform X1 — MITNEIELKAGYTVSGVTSMEAPTVISDVGKRGGQVNWEVGETGYNTPQRSRIKKKKRLRGQLSQGQDESDSSLECDGTPYTMRKKTRLGMLWSELMPTDTESAEDSTREFPDEGISVLSVGGTEQGDEQTQYGLDAASSLLAFSSLNRNDDTSAQIVNVNRPNVMDSQRKYQNSIEREAWLKDSRPLILSSDNEANTGATVSYNTAHSSHTLQTPVHSVHQSDSIGSSKKNPGQSDSNSAQPKPYAGLGRRHRQGSSHLTTKALPFESEDYLDQFCQDVPNDHDPWKRYVVRFRYVGTDTKKDMRAYLTKVFLINTLNFPKEDVVAVIRLPGSKETDICLASERAYKNFWTSTRAACINDSSLLEGFEIIPLFRGGTKVLTVSFRTTTIPEQDVALWVSKYANILMGPVKKRDNYGVWTGEYHCVVTFKNQLVDSWGGDIPKYFFLGSERGTINYIGQPAACFECGAYDHKRRACTTPLCANCGGHGHPTAACHYRIKCNLCDEEGHTYFCCPKAHYNKLDAEHWYKATCITESGKQTGTSREAGEGMWRQRK, encoded by the coding sequence ATGATCACCAATGAGATAGAGTTGAAGGCTGGATATACTGTGTCAGGGGTGACTTCTATGGAAGCACCCACAGTAATCAGTGACGTGGGGAAACGGGGTGGACAGGTGAACTGGGAGGTGGGGGAAACTGGTTATAACACTCCTCAGAGAagtagaattaaaaaaaagaagagattGAGGGGACAGTTAAGCCAAGGCCAAGATGAAAGTGATAGTAGTTTAGAATGTGATGGGACACCTTATACAATGAGAAAGAAAACACGACTTGGTATGTTATGGAGTGAGCTGATGCCTACAGATACCGAGAGTGCTGAGGACTCAACTAGGGAATTTCCTGACGAGGGGATTTCAGTACTCAGTGTTGGGGGAACAGAACAAGGTGATGAACAAACTCAGTATGGTCTAGATGCGGCTTCTAGCCTCCTTGCCTTTTCTTCCCTAAACAGGAATGATGACACATCAGCCCAAATTGTGAATGTGAATAGACCAAATGTTATGGACAGTCAGAGAAAATATCAAAACAGCATTGAACGAGAGGCATGGCTTAAAGATTCCAGACCACTGATTCTTTCATCTGACAATGAGGCAAATACTGGAGCAACTGTAAGTTATAATACCGCACATAGCAGTCATACATTGCAAACACCAGTACATAGTGTACACCAATCAGATAGTATAGGctcaagtaaaaaaaaccctggacaGTCTGATAGCAATTCTGCCCAACCTAAACCTTATGCAGGTTTAGGAAGGAGACATAGGCAAGGGAGCTCTCATTTGACAACTAAAGCTCTTCCTTTTGAAAGTGAAGATTATTTAGACCAGTTTTGCCAAGATGTCCCTAATGACCATGATCCTTGGAAGCGCTATGTTGTGCGTTTCAGATATGTGGGAACTGACACCAAAAAGGACATGAGGGCTTATTTGACCAAGGTCTTCCTTATAAATACCTTAAATTTTCCTAAGGAGGATGTGGTTGCAGTTATCCGACTACCAGGTTCCAAAGAAACTGATATATGCCTTGCATCAGAGAGAGCTTACAAAAATTTTTGGACAAGTACTAGGGCAGCATGTATCAATGATAGCTCGCTATTGGAAGGTTTTGAAATTATTCCACTGTTTCGTGGAGGCACAAAAGTCCTCACAGTCAGTTTTAGGACAACTACAATACCTGAGCAAGATGTTGCACTGTGGGTATCTAAATATGCCAATATACTTATGGGTCCAGTTAAGAAAAGGGACAATTATGGAGTATGGACTGGCGAGTATCACTGTGTTGTAACATTCAAGAATCAGCTCGTGGacagttgggggggggatatcCCAAAATACTTCTTTTTGGGATCAGAGCGAGGAACAATAAATTATATCGGCCAGCCAGCTGCATGTTTTGAATGTGGTGCCTATGACCATAAGCGTCGTGCTTGCACTACCCCATTGTGTGCTAACTGTGGAGGTCATGGGCACCCTACAGCTGCCTGCCACTACAGAATCAAGTGTAATTTGTGTGACGAGGAAGGCCACACTTACTTTTGTTGCCCCAAGGCACACTACAACAAGCTTGATGCAGAGCACTGGTACAAAGCTACTTGCATCACAGAATCTGGGAAACAAACAGGCACAAGTAGAGAGGCAGGAGAGGGAATGTGGAGGCAGAGAAAATGA
- the MOB1B gene encoding MOB kinase activator 1B isoform X5 has product MITNEIELKAGYTVSGVTSMEAPTVISDVGKRGGQVNWEVGETGYNTPQRSRIKKKKRLRGQLSQGQDESDSSLECDGTPYTMRKKTRLGMLWSELMPTDTESAEDSTREFPDEGISVLSVGGTEQGDEQTQYGLDAASSLLAFSSLNRNDDTSAQIVNVNRPNVMDSQRKYQNSIEREAWLKDSRPLILSSDNEANTGATVVYIFSLPCLSQSANIEKVNE; this is encoded by the coding sequence ATGATCACCAATGAGATAGAGTTGAAGGCTGGATATACTGTGTCAGGGGTGACTTCTATGGAAGCACCCACAGTAATCAGTGACGTGGGGAAACGGGGTGGACAGGTGAACTGGGAGGTGGGGGAAACTGGTTATAACACTCCTCAGAGAagtagaattaaaaaaaagaagagattGAGGGGACAGTTAAGCCAAGGCCAAGATGAAAGTGATAGTAGTTTAGAATGTGATGGGACACCTTATACAATGAGAAAGAAAACACGACTTGGTATGTTATGGAGTGAGCTGATGCCTACAGATACCGAGAGTGCTGAGGACTCAACTAGGGAATTTCCTGACGAGGGGATTTCAGTACTCAGTGTTGGGGGAACAGAACAAGGTGATGAACAAACTCAGTATGGTCTAGATGCGGCTTCTAGCCTCCTTGCCTTTTCTTCCCTAAACAGGAATGATGACACATCAGCCCAAATTGTGAATGTGAATAGACCAAATGTTATGGACAGTCAGAGAAAATATCAAAACAGCATTGAACGAGAGGCATGGCTTAAAGATTCCAGACCACTGATTCTTTCATCTGACAATGAGGCAAATACTGGAGCAACT
- the MOB1B gene encoding MOB kinase activator 1B isoform X4, translated as MDSQRKYQNSIEREAWLKDSRPLILSSDNEANTGATVSYNTAHSSHTLQTPVHSVHQSDSIGSSKKNPGQSDSNSAQPKPYAGLGRRHRQGSSHLTTKALPFESEDYLDQFCQDVPNDHDPWKRYVVRFRYVGTDTKKDMRAYLTKVFLINTLNFPKEDVVAVIRLPGSKETDICLASERAYKNFWTSTRAACINDSSLLEGFEIIPLFRGGTKVLTVSFRTTTIPEQDVALWVSKYANILMGPVKKRDNYGVWTGEYHCVVTFKNQLVDSWGGDIPKYFFLGSERGTINYIGQPAACFECGAYDHKRRACTTPLCANCGGHGHPTAACHYRIKCNLCDEEGHTYFCCPKAHYNKLDAEHWYKATCITESGKQTGTSREAGEGMWRQRK; from the coding sequence ATGGACAGTCAGAGAAAATATCAAAACAGCATTGAACGAGAGGCATGGCTTAAAGATTCCAGACCACTGATTCTTTCATCTGACAATGAGGCAAATACTGGAGCAACTGTAAGTTATAATACCGCACATAGCAGTCATACATTGCAAACACCAGTACATAGTGTACACCAATCAGATAGTATAGGctcaagtaaaaaaaaccctggacaGTCTGATAGCAATTCTGCCCAACCTAAACCTTATGCAGGTTTAGGAAGGAGACATAGGCAAGGGAGCTCTCATTTGACAACTAAAGCTCTTCCTTTTGAAAGTGAAGATTATTTAGACCAGTTTTGCCAAGATGTCCCTAATGACCATGATCCTTGGAAGCGCTATGTTGTGCGTTTCAGATATGTGGGAACTGACACCAAAAAGGACATGAGGGCTTATTTGACCAAGGTCTTCCTTATAAATACCTTAAATTTTCCTAAGGAGGATGTGGTTGCAGTTATCCGACTACCAGGTTCCAAAGAAACTGATATATGCCTTGCATCAGAGAGAGCTTACAAAAATTTTTGGACAAGTACTAGGGCAGCATGTATCAATGATAGCTCGCTATTGGAAGGTTTTGAAATTATTCCACTGTTTCGTGGAGGCACAAAAGTCCTCACAGTCAGTTTTAGGACAACTACAATACCTGAGCAAGATGTTGCACTGTGGGTATCTAAATATGCCAATATACTTATGGGTCCAGTTAAGAAAAGGGACAATTATGGAGTATGGACTGGCGAGTATCACTGTGTTGTAACATTCAAGAATCAGCTCGTGGacagttgggggggggatatcCCAAAATACTTCTTTTTGGGATCAGAGCGAGGAACAATAAATTATATCGGCCAGCCAGCTGCATGTTTTGAATGTGGTGCCTATGACCATAAGCGTCGTGCTTGCACTACCCCATTGTGTGCTAACTGTGGAGGTCATGGGCACCCTACAGCTGCCTGCCACTACAGAATCAAGTGTAATTTGTGTGACGAGGAAGGCCACACTTACTTTTGTTGCCCCAAGGCACACTACAACAAGCTTGATGCAGAGCACTGGTACAAAGCTACTTGCATCACAGAATCTGGGAAACAAACAGGCACAAGTAGAGAGGCAGGAGAGGGAATGTGGAGGCAGAGAAAATGA